One genomic region from Mytilus trossulus isolate FHL-02 chromosome 9, PNRI_Mtr1.1.1.hap1, whole genome shotgun sequence encodes:
- the LOC134685588 gene encoding uncharacterized protein LOC134685588 isoform X5 translates to MDQIPDLKITPCLHGLRKLQPRSTVLKPVIPSGTTFTESLLRVNTKSQGEKHLVESSSDETRVPTLTGKKTSIPLKKQSLLKVNTKSQGEKHLVESSSDETRVPTLTGSYLRNHEWKDTEQKSYNKPNSSVMKDIPIMRGRNFYCYQEYQEKNTIFNLSCKYCNKHFSSFPKLEDLEDHLQKLHANHYLLCCRFCGKNFCTTGRLYEHVICNHKFSQNKNNQTLLGVQKKRSNQLAMPECITQSKELTMHMKNLKRRILTKKSMLEIQLQNDIKSEIILEKSKLKISNEREVVVMGPPTVPSQLQQLKQAVESKRKRKSKSRAEIEIVEDGSNSQQHTDVNSDINPSKEQNSQVNYEEFNVQMEVDDSSMLQGQYITLNGEKFIIKQEDSVEGLYCLNKLDGNVLNSPLDDKRDESGTISKEPSECYEGKMFIKREIEDNDFSYTSREKPSNNANFDNSQRISHWHGSEMFIKRETEDEDNNFENFTGVEQVKSSNIDDSQRISQRHGSEMFIKREIEDEDNNFEYITGERQVKNSNIVDSQNISQCHGKEIEDANLFFSPTSIEEQVNVNNIDCSHGKVECHENEIIIKQEVEDEDLNTFSHTNVEEQVIVNNNHDSQEMVECCDGNEITIKQEVEDEDYDFSYNTA, encoded by the exons ATGGATCAAATACCAGATCTTAAAATAACACCCTGTTTACATGGTTTAAGGAAACTTCAACCACGGAGTACAGTTCTAAAACCTGTTATACCTTCCGGAACTACCTTCACAG AATCATTGCTGAGGGTAAATACCAAAAGCCAAGGAGAAAAGCATTTAGTGGAAAGTTCAAGTGATGAAACTAGGGTACCAACTTTAACAG GTAAAAAGACCAGTATTCCATTGAAAAAAcaatcattgttgaaggttaaTACCAAAAGCCAAGGAGAAAAGCATTTAGTGGAAAGTTCAAGTGATGAAACTAGGGTACCAACTTTGACAGGTAGTTATCTCAGAAACCATG aatGGAAAGATACAGAACAGAAATCATATAATAAACCTAATTCCTCAGTCATGAAAGATATCCCTATTATGCGTGGTAGAAACTTTTATTGTTATCAAgaatatcaagaaaaaaataccattttcaACTTAAGttgtaaatattgtaataaacatttttcatcttttccgaAATTAGAAGATTTAGAAGATCACTTACAGAAATTACATGCAAATCATTATCTATTATGCTGTCGTTTTTGTGGTAAAAATTTTTGTACCACAGGCAGATTATATGAACATGTTATATGTAATCACAAATtcagtcaaaataaaaataatcaaactttGTTGGGAGTACAAAAGAAAAGAAGCAATCAACTTGCAATGCCTGAGTGTATAACACAGAGTAAAGAGCTAACTATGCATATGAAGAACTTAAAGCGTCGCATTTTGACAAAGAAGTCCATGTTAGAGATTCAGTTGCAGAATGATATTAAG tccgaaattattttggaaaaaagtaAGCTGAAAATTTCTAATGAGAGAGAAGTTGTTGTAATGGGTCCACCAACAGTTCCATCACAGTTACAACAATTGAAACAAGCAGTAGAATCAAAAAGGAAGAGGAAATCTAAATCCAG GGCTGAAATAGAGATAGTTGAAGATGGAAGTAACTCTCAGCAACATACAGATGTGAACAGTGATATAAATCCTTCTAAAGAACAAAATTCACAGGTAAATTATGAAGAATTTAATGTGCAGATGGAAGTGGATGACAGTTCAATGCTTCAAGGTcaatatattacattaaatGGAGAGAAATTCATAATTAAACAAGAGGATAGTGTTGAGGGTTTATATTGTCTCAATAAACTTGATGGAAATGTATTAAACTCTCCATTAGACGACAAGAGAGACGAGTCTGGGACAATTTCTAAAGAACCGTCTGAATGTTATGAAGGAAAAATGTTCATCAAGAGAGAAATAGAAGACAATGATTTTTCATACACAAGTCGAGAGAAACCATCAAACAATGCTAATTTTGACAATTCCCAGAGAATCTCTCACTGGCATGGAAGTGAAATGTTCATCAAAAGAGAAACTGAAGATGAAgacaataattttgaaaactttactGGAGTGGAACAAGTAAAAAGTTCTAACATTGATGATTCCCAGAGAATCTCTCAGCGTCATGGAAGTGAAATGTTCATCAAAAGAGAAATTGAAGATGAGGACAATAATTTTGAATACATTACTGGAGAGAGACAAGTAAAAAATTCTAACATTGTTGATTCCCAGAATATCTCTCAATGTCATGGAAAAGAAATTGAAGAtgcaaacttatttttttctcccaCAAGTATTGAGGAGCAAgttaatgtaaacaatattgATTGTTCTCACGGAAAGGTTGAATgtcatgaaaatgaaattattatcaAACAAGAGGTTGAGGATGAAGATTTAAACACATTTTCTCACACAAATGTAGAGGAGCAagttattgtaaataataatcaTGATTCTCAGGAAATGGTTGAATGTTGTGATGGAAATGAAATTACCATCAAACAAGAGGTTGAGGATGAAGATTATGATTTTTCATACAATACTGCATAA
- the LOC134685588 gene encoding uncharacterized protein LOC134685588 isoform X1 produces MDQIPDLKITPCLHGLRKLQPRSTVLKPVIPSGTTFTESLLRVNTKSQGEKHLVESSSDETRVPTLTGKKTSIPLKKQSLLKVNTKRQGEKHLVESSSDATRVPTLTGSYLRNHGKKTSIPLKKQSLLKVNTKSQGEKHLVESSSDETRVPTLTGSYLRNHEWKDTEQKSYNKPNSSVMKDIPIMRGRNFYCYQEYQEKNTIFNLSCKYCNKHFSSFPKLEDLEDHLQKLHANHYLLCCRFCGKNFCTTGRLYEHVICNHKFSQNKNNQTLLGVQKKRSNQLAMPECITQSKELTMHMKNLKRRILTKKSMLEIQLQNDIKSEIILEKSKLKISNEREVVVMGPPTVPSQLQQLKQAVESKRKRKSKSRAEIEIVEDGSNSQQHTDVNSDINPSKEQNSQVNYEEFNVQMEVDDSSMLQGQYITLNGEKFIIKQEDSVEGLYCLNKLDGNVLNSPLDDKRDESGTISKEPSECYEGKMFIKREIEDNDFSYTSREKPSNNANFDNSQRISHWHGSEMFIKRETEDEDNNFENFTGVEQVKSSNIDDSQRISQRHGSEMFIKREIEDEDNNFEYITGERQVKNSNIVDSQNISQCHGKEIEDANLFFSPTSIEEQVNVNNIDCSHGKVECHENEIIIKQEVEDEDLNTFSHTNVEEQVIVNNNHDSQEMVECCDGNEITIKQEVEDEDYDFSYNTA; encoded by the exons ATGGATCAAATACCAGATCTTAAAATAACACCCTGTTTACATGGTTTAAGGAAACTTCAACCACGGAGTACAGTTCTAAAACCTGTTATACCTTCCGGAACTACCTTCACAG AATCATTGCTGAGGGTAAATACCAAAAGCCAAGGAGAAAAGCATTTAGTGGAAAGTTCAAGTGATGAAACTAGGGTACCAACTTTAACAG GTAAAAAGACCAGTATTCCATTGAAAAAACAATCATTGCTGAAGGTTAATACCAAAAGACAAGGAGAAAAGCATTTAGTGGAAAGTTCAAGTGATGCAACTAGGGTACCAACTTTAACAGGTAGTTATCTCAGAAACCATG GTAAAAAGACCAGTATTCCATTGAAAAAAcaatcattgttgaaggttaaTACCAAAAGCCAAGGAGAAAAGCATTTAGTGGAAAGTTCAAGTGATGAAACTAGGGTACCAACTTTGACAGGTAGTTATCTCAGAAACCATG aatGGAAAGATACAGAACAGAAATCATATAATAAACCTAATTCCTCAGTCATGAAAGATATCCCTATTATGCGTGGTAGAAACTTTTATTGTTATCAAgaatatcaagaaaaaaataccattttcaACTTAAGttgtaaatattgtaataaacatttttcatcttttccgaAATTAGAAGATTTAGAAGATCACTTACAGAAATTACATGCAAATCATTATCTATTATGCTGTCGTTTTTGTGGTAAAAATTTTTGTACCACAGGCAGATTATATGAACATGTTATATGTAATCACAAATtcagtcaaaataaaaataatcaaactttGTTGGGAGTACAAAAGAAAAGAAGCAATCAACTTGCAATGCCTGAGTGTATAACACAGAGTAAAGAGCTAACTATGCATATGAAGAACTTAAAGCGTCGCATTTTGACAAAGAAGTCCATGTTAGAGATTCAGTTGCAGAATGATATTAAG tccgaaattattttggaaaaaagtaAGCTGAAAATTTCTAATGAGAGAGAAGTTGTTGTAATGGGTCCACCAACAGTTCCATCACAGTTACAACAATTGAAACAAGCAGTAGAATCAAAAAGGAAGAGGAAATCTAAATCCAG GGCTGAAATAGAGATAGTTGAAGATGGAAGTAACTCTCAGCAACATACAGATGTGAACAGTGATATAAATCCTTCTAAAGAACAAAATTCACAGGTAAATTATGAAGAATTTAATGTGCAGATGGAAGTGGATGACAGTTCAATGCTTCAAGGTcaatatattacattaaatGGAGAGAAATTCATAATTAAACAAGAGGATAGTGTTGAGGGTTTATATTGTCTCAATAAACTTGATGGAAATGTATTAAACTCTCCATTAGACGACAAGAGAGACGAGTCTGGGACAATTTCTAAAGAACCGTCTGAATGTTATGAAGGAAAAATGTTCATCAAGAGAGAAATAGAAGACAATGATTTTTCATACACAAGTCGAGAGAAACCATCAAACAATGCTAATTTTGACAATTCCCAGAGAATCTCTCACTGGCATGGAAGTGAAATGTTCATCAAAAGAGAAACTGAAGATGAAgacaataattttgaaaactttactGGAGTGGAACAAGTAAAAAGTTCTAACATTGATGATTCCCAGAGAATCTCTCAGCGTCATGGAAGTGAAATGTTCATCAAAAGAGAAATTGAAGATGAGGACAATAATTTTGAATACATTACTGGAGAGAGACAAGTAAAAAATTCTAACATTGTTGATTCCCAGAATATCTCTCAATGTCATGGAAAAGAAATTGAAGAtgcaaacttatttttttctcccaCAAGTATTGAGGAGCAAgttaatgtaaacaatattgATTGTTCTCACGGAAAGGTTGAATgtcatgaaaatgaaattattatcaAACAAGAGGTTGAGGATGAAGATTTAAACACATTTTCTCACACAAATGTAGAGGAGCAagttattgtaaataataatcaTGATTCTCAGGAAATGGTTGAATGTTGTGATGGAAATGAAATTACCATCAAACAAGAGGTTGAGGATGAAGATTATGATTTTTCATACAATACTGCATAA
- the LOC134685588 gene encoding uncharacterized protein LOC134685588 isoform X4, translated as MDQIPDLKITPCLHGLRKLQPRSTVLKPVIPSGTTFTESLLRVNTKSQGEKHLVESSSDETRVPTLTGKKTSIPLKKQSLLKVNTKRQGEKHLVESSSDATRVPTLTGKKTSIPLKKQSLLKVNTKSQGEKHLVESSSDETRVPTLTEWKDTEQKSYNKPNSSVMKDIPIMRGRNFYCYQEYQEKNTIFNLSCKYCNKHFSSFPKLEDLEDHLQKLHANHYLLCCRFCGKNFCTTGRLYEHVICNHKFSQNKNNQTLLGVQKKRSNQLAMPECITQSKELTMHMKNLKRRILTKKSMLEIQLQNDIKSEIILEKSKLKISNEREVVVMGPPTVPSQLQQLKQAVESKRKRKSKSRAEIEIVEDGSNSQQHTDVNSDINPSKEQNSQVNYEEFNVQMEVDDSSMLQGQYITLNGEKFIIKQEDSVEGLYCLNKLDGNVLNSPLDDKRDESGTISKEPSECYEGKMFIKREIEDNDFSYTSREKPSNNANFDNSQRISHWHGSEMFIKRETEDEDNNFENFTGVEQVKSSNIDDSQRISQRHGSEMFIKREIEDEDNNFEYITGERQVKNSNIVDSQNISQCHGKEIEDANLFFSPTSIEEQVNVNNIDCSHGKVECHENEIIIKQEVEDEDLNTFSHTNVEEQVIVNNNHDSQEMVECCDGNEITIKQEVEDEDYDFSYNTA; from the exons ATGGATCAAATACCAGATCTTAAAATAACACCCTGTTTACATGGTTTAAGGAAACTTCAACCACGGAGTACAGTTCTAAAACCTGTTATACCTTCCGGAACTACCTTCACAG AATCATTGCTGAGGGTAAATACCAAAAGCCAAGGAGAAAAGCATTTAGTGGAAAGTTCAAGTGATGAAACTAGGGTACCAACTTTAACAG GTAAAAAGACCAGTATTCCATTGAAAAAACAATCATTGCTGAAGGTTAATACCAAAAGACAAGGAGAAAAGCATTTAGTGGAAAGTTCAAGTGATGCAACTAGGGTACCAACTTTAACAG GTAAAAAGACCAGTATTCCATTGAAAAAAcaatcattgttgaaggttaaTACCAAAAGCCAAGGAGAAAAGCATTTAGTGGAAAGTTCAAGTGATGAAACTAGGGTACCAACTTTGACAG aatGGAAAGATACAGAACAGAAATCATATAATAAACCTAATTCCTCAGTCATGAAAGATATCCCTATTATGCGTGGTAGAAACTTTTATTGTTATCAAgaatatcaagaaaaaaataccattttcaACTTAAGttgtaaatattgtaataaacatttttcatcttttccgaAATTAGAAGATTTAGAAGATCACTTACAGAAATTACATGCAAATCATTATCTATTATGCTGTCGTTTTTGTGGTAAAAATTTTTGTACCACAGGCAGATTATATGAACATGTTATATGTAATCACAAATtcagtcaaaataaaaataatcaaactttGTTGGGAGTACAAAAGAAAAGAAGCAATCAACTTGCAATGCCTGAGTGTATAACACAGAGTAAAGAGCTAACTATGCATATGAAGAACTTAAAGCGTCGCATTTTGACAAAGAAGTCCATGTTAGAGATTCAGTTGCAGAATGATATTAAG tccgaaattattttggaaaaaagtaAGCTGAAAATTTCTAATGAGAGAGAAGTTGTTGTAATGGGTCCACCAACAGTTCCATCACAGTTACAACAATTGAAACAAGCAGTAGAATCAAAAAGGAAGAGGAAATCTAAATCCAG GGCTGAAATAGAGATAGTTGAAGATGGAAGTAACTCTCAGCAACATACAGATGTGAACAGTGATATAAATCCTTCTAAAGAACAAAATTCACAGGTAAATTATGAAGAATTTAATGTGCAGATGGAAGTGGATGACAGTTCAATGCTTCAAGGTcaatatattacattaaatGGAGAGAAATTCATAATTAAACAAGAGGATAGTGTTGAGGGTTTATATTGTCTCAATAAACTTGATGGAAATGTATTAAACTCTCCATTAGACGACAAGAGAGACGAGTCTGGGACAATTTCTAAAGAACCGTCTGAATGTTATGAAGGAAAAATGTTCATCAAGAGAGAAATAGAAGACAATGATTTTTCATACACAAGTCGAGAGAAACCATCAAACAATGCTAATTTTGACAATTCCCAGAGAATCTCTCACTGGCATGGAAGTGAAATGTTCATCAAAAGAGAAACTGAAGATGAAgacaataattttgaaaactttactGGAGTGGAACAAGTAAAAAGTTCTAACATTGATGATTCCCAGAGAATCTCTCAGCGTCATGGAAGTGAAATGTTCATCAAAAGAGAAATTGAAGATGAGGACAATAATTTTGAATACATTACTGGAGAGAGACAAGTAAAAAATTCTAACATTGTTGATTCCCAGAATATCTCTCAATGTCATGGAAAAGAAATTGAAGAtgcaaacttatttttttctcccaCAAGTATTGAGGAGCAAgttaatgtaaacaatattgATTGTTCTCACGGAAAGGTTGAATgtcatgaaaatgaaattattatcaAACAAGAGGTTGAGGATGAAGATTTAAACACATTTTCTCACACAAATGTAGAGGAGCAagttattgtaaataataatcaTGATTCTCAGGAAATGGTTGAATGTTGTGATGGAAATGAAATTACCATCAAACAAGAGGTTGAGGATGAAGATTATGATTTTTCATACAATACTGCATAA
- the LOC134685588 gene encoding uncharacterized protein LOC134685588 isoform X2, which translates to MDQIPDLKITPCLHGLRKLQPRSTVLKPVIPSGTTFTESLLRVNTKSQGEKHLVESSSDETRVPTLTGKKTSIPLKKQSLLKVNTKRQGEKHLVESSSDATRVPTLTGKKTSIPLKKQSLLKVNTKSQGEKHLVESSSDETRVPTLTGSYLRNHEWKDTEQKSYNKPNSSVMKDIPIMRGRNFYCYQEYQEKNTIFNLSCKYCNKHFSSFPKLEDLEDHLQKLHANHYLLCCRFCGKNFCTTGRLYEHVICNHKFSQNKNNQTLLGVQKKRSNQLAMPECITQSKELTMHMKNLKRRILTKKSMLEIQLQNDIKSEIILEKSKLKISNEREVVVMGPPTVPSQLQQLKQAVESKRKRKSKSRAEIEIVEDGSNSQQHTDVNSDINPSKEQNSQVNYEEFNVQMEVDDSSMLQGQYITLNGEKFIIKQEDSVEGLYCLNKLDGNVLNSPLDDKRDESGTISKEPSECYEGKMFIKREIEDNDFSYTSREKPSNNANFDNSQRISHWHGSEMFIKRETEDEDNNFENFTGVEQVKSSNIDDSQRISQRHGSEMFIKREIEDEDNNFEYITGERQVKNSNIVDSQNISQCHGKEIEDANLFFSPTSIEEQVNVNNIDCSHGKVECHENEIIIKQEVEDEDLNTFSHTNVEEQVIVNNNHDSQEMVECCDGNEITIKQEVEDEDYDFSYNTA; encoded by the exons ATGGATCAAATACCAGATCTTAAAATAACACCCTGTTTACATGGTTTAAGGAAACTTCAACCACGGAGTACAGTTCTAAAACCTGTTATACCTTCCGGAACTACCTTCACAG AATCATTGCTGAGGGTAAATACCAAAAGCCAAGGAGAAAAGCATTTAGTGGAAAGTTCAAGTGATGAAACTAGGGTACCAACTTTAACAG GTAAAAAGACCAGTATTCCATTGAAAAAACAATCATTGCTGAAGGTTAATACCAAAAGACAAGGAGAAAAGCATTTAGTGGAAAGTTCAAGTGATGCAACTAGGGTACCAACTTTAACAG GTAAAAAGACCAGTATTCCATTGAAAAAAcaatcattgttgaaggttaaTACCAAAAGCCAAGGAGAAAAGCATTTAGTGGAAAGTTCAAGTGATGAAACTAGGGTACCAACTTTGACAGGTAGTTATCTCAGAAACCATG aatGGAAAGATACAGAACAGAAATCATATAATAAACCTAATTCCTCAGTCATGAAAGATATCCCTATTATGCGTGGTAGAAACTTTTATTGTTATCAAgaatatcaagaaaaaaataccattttcaACTTAAGttgtaaatattgtaataaacatttttcatcttttccgaAATTAGAAGATTTAGAAGATCACTTACAGAAATTACATGCAAATCATTATCTATTATGCTGTCGTTTTTGTGGTAAAAATTTTTGTACCACAGGCAGATTATATGAACATGTTATATGTAATCACAAATtcagtcaaaataaaaataatcaaactttGTTGGGAGTACAAAAGAAAAGAAGCAATCAACTTGCAATGCCTGAGTGTATAACACAGAGTAAAGAGCTAACTATGCATATGAAGAACTTAAAGCGTCGCATTTTGACAAAGAAGTCCATGTTAGAGATTCAGTTGCAGAATGATATTAAG tccgaaattattttggaaaaaagtaAGCTGAAAATTTCTAATGAGAGAGAAGTTGTTGTAATGGGTCCACCAACAGTTCCATCACAGTTACAACAATTGAAACAAGCAGTAGAATCAAAAAGGAAGAGGAAATCTAAATCCAG GGCTGAAATAGAGATAGTTGAAGATGGAAGTAACTCTCAGCAACATACAGATGTGAACAGTGATATAAATCCTTCTAAAGAACAAAATTCACAGGTAAATTATGAAGAATTTAATGTGCAGATGGAAGTGGATGACAGTTCAATGCTTCAAGGTcaatatattacattaaatGGAGAGAAATTCATAATTAAACAAGAGGATAGTGTTGAGGGTTTATATTGTCTCAATAAACTTGATGGAAATGTATTAAACTCTCCATTAGACGACAAGAGAGACGAGTCTGGGACAATTTCTAAAGAACCGTCTGAATGTTATGAAGGAAAAATGTTCATCAAGAGAGAAATAGAAGACAATGATTTTTCATACACAAGTCGAGAGAAACCATCAAACAATGCTAATTTTGACAATTCCCAGAGAATCTCTCACTGGCATGGAAGTGAAATGTTCATCAAAAGAGAAACTGAAGATGAAgacaataattttgaaaactttactGGAGTGGAACAAGTAAAAAGTTCTAACATTGATGATTCCCAGAGAATCTCTCAGCGTCATGGAAGTGAAATGTTCATCAAAAGAGAAATTGAAGATGAGGACAATAATTTTGAATACATTACTGGAGAGAGACAAGTAAAAAATTCTAACATTGTTGATTCCCAGAATATCTCTCAATGTCATGGAAAAGAAATTGAAGAtgcaaacttatttttttctcccaCAAGTATTGAGGAGCAAgttaatgtaaacaatattgATTGTTCTCACGGAAAGGTTGAATgtcatgaaaatgaaattattatcaAACAAGAGGTTGAGGATGAAGATTTAAACACATTTTCTCACACAAATGTAGAGGAGCAagttattgtaaataataatcaTGATTCTCAGGAAATGGTTGAATGTTGTGATGGAAATGAAATTACCATCAAACAAGAGGTTGAGGATGAAGATTATGATTTTTCATACAATACTGCATAA
- the LOC134685588 gene encoding uncharacterized protein LOC134685588 isoform X6 has protein sequence MDQIPDLKITPCLHGLRKLQPRSTVLKPVIPSGTTFTESLLRVNTKSQGEKHLVESSSDETRVPTLTGKKTSIPLKKQSLLKVNTKSQGEKHLVESSSDETRVPTLTEWKDTEQKSYNKPNSSVMKDIPIMRGRNFYCYQEYQEKNTIFNLSCKYCNKHFSSFPKLEDLEDHLQKLHANHYLLCCRFCGKNFCTTGRLYEHVICNHKFSQNKNNQTLLGVQKKRSNQLAMPECITQSKELTMHMKNLKRRILTKKSMLEIQLQNDIKSEIILEKSKLKISNEREVVVMGPPTVPSQLQQLKQAVESKRKRKSKSRAEIEIVEDGSNSQQHTDVNSDINPSKEQNSQVNYEEFNVQMEVDDSSMLQGQYITLNGEKFIIKQEDSVEGLYCLNKLDGNVLNSPLDDKRDESGTISKEPSECYEGKMFIKREIEDNDFSYTSREKPSNNANFDNSQRISHWHGSEMFIKRETEDEDNNFENFTGVEQVKSSNIDDSQRISQRHGSEMFIKREIEDEDNNFEYITGERQVKNSNIVDSQNISQCHGKEIEDANLFFSPTSIEEQVNVNNIDCSHGKVECHENEIIIKQEVEDEDLNTFSHTNVEEQVIVNNNHDSQEMVECCDGNEITIKQEVEDEDYDFSYNTA, from the exons ATGGATCAAATACCAGATCTTAAAATAACACCCTGTTTACATGGTTTAAGGAAACTTCAACCACGGAGTACAGTTCTAAAACCTGTTATACCTTCCGGAACTACCTTCACAG AATCATTGCTGAGGGTAAATACCAAAAGCCAAGGAGAAAAGCATTTAGTGGAAAGTTCAAGTGATGAAACTAGGGTACCAACTTTAACAG GTAAAAAGACCAGTATTCCATTGAAAAAAcaatcattgttgaaggttaaTACCAAAAGCCAAGGAGAAAAGCATTTAGTGGAAAGTTCAAGTGATGAAACTAGGGTACCAACTTTGACAG aatGGAAAGATACAGAACAGAAATCATATAATAAACCTAATTCCTCAGTCATGAAAGATATCCCTATTATGCGTGGTAGAAACTTTTATTGTTATCAAgaatatcaagaaaaaaataccattttcaACTTAAGttgtaaatattgtaataaacatttttcatcttttccgaAATTAGAAGATTTAGAAGATCACTTACAGAAATTACATGCAAATCATTATCTATTATGCTGTCGTTTTTGTGGTAAAAATTTTTGTACCACAGGCAGATTATATGAACATGTTATATGTAATCACAAATtcagtcaaaataaaaataatcaaactttGTTGGGAGTACAAAAGAAAAGAAGCAATCAACTTGCAATGCCTGAGTGTATAACACAGAGTAAAGAGCTAACTATGCATATGAAGAACTTAAAGCGTCGCATTTTGACAAAGAAGTCCATGTTAGAGATTCAGTTGCAGAATGATATTAAG tccgaaattattttggaaaaaagtaAGCTGAAAATTTCTAATGAGAGAGAAGTTGTTGTAATGGGTCCACCAACAGTTCCATCACAGTTACAACAATTGAAACAAGCAGTAGAATCAAAAAGGAAGAGGAAATCTAAATCCAG GGCTGAAATAGAGATAGTTGAAGATGGAAGTAACTCTCAGCAACATACAGATGTGAACAGTGATATAAATCCTTCTAAAGAACAAAATTCACAGGTAAATTATGAAGAATTTAATGTGCAGATGGAAGTGGATGACAGTTCAATGCTTCAAGGTcaatatattacattaaatGGAGAGAAATTCATAATTAAACAAGAGGATAGTGTTGAGGGTTTATATTGTCTCAATAAACTTGATGGAAATGTATTAAACTCTCCATTAGACGACAAGAGAGACGAGTCTGGGACAATTTCTAAAGAACCGTCTGAATGTTATGAAGGAAAAATGTTCATCAAGAGAGAAATAGAAGACAATGATTTTTCATACACAAGTCGAGAGAAACCATCAAACAATGCTAATTTTGACAATTCCCAGAGAATCTCTCACTGGCATGGAAGTGAAATGTTCATCAAAAGAGAAACTGAAGATGAAgacaataattttgaaaactttactGGAGTGGAACAAGTAAAAAGTTCTAACATTGATGATTCCCAGAGAATCTCTCAGCGTCATGGAAGTGAAATGTTCATCAAAAGAGAAATTGAAGATGAGGACAATAATTTTGAATACATTACTGGAGAGAGACAAGTAAAAAATTCTAACATTGTTGATTCCCAGAATATCTCTCAATGTCATGGAAAAGAAATTGAAGAtgcaaacttatttttttctcccaCAAGTATTGAGGAGCAAgttaatgtaaacaatattgATTGTTCTCACGGAAAGGTTGAATgtcatgaaaatgaaattattatcaAACAAGAGGTTGAGGATGAAGATTTAAACACATTTTCTCACACAAATGTAGAGGAGCAagttattgtaaataataatcaTGATTCTCAGGAAATGGTTGAATGTTGTGATGGAAATGAAATTACCATCAAACAAGAGGTTGAGGATGAAGATTATGATTTTTCATACAATACTGCATAA